In Myxococcales bacterium, a single window of DNA contains:
- a CDS encoding uracil-DNA glycosylase: MTSSDDRAALADLAASLRAYLEWHGDVGGFGFPRRLKGDATAAPKATPPAAPTGATTLPEAPHATAATASGATVSHAAAAVAAPAERRPLEVIQAAVASCQKCGLGATRTNTVFARGNPSAKLCFVGEAPGADEDAEGLPFVGRAGQLLDKMIGAMGLSPERDVYVCNIIKCRPPGNRRPTPDETETCIPYLHEQLDMVAPKVIVALGNTAAGTLLGTTLGITKLRGQWKLYKGTTLVMPTYHPSYLLRPSANQAESKREAWEDLQSVMKELGLALPKKG; encoded by the coding sequence ATGACATCCTCCGACGATCGCGCCGCGCTCGCTGATCTGGCTGCGAGCCTTCGCGCGTACCTCGAGTGGCATGGCGACGTCGGCGGCTTCGGGTTTCCGCGCAGACTGAAGGGTGATGCCACGGCAGCGCCCAAGGCGACGCCGCCCGCGGCACCGACCGGCGCGACAACGCTCCCCGAGGCGCCGCACGCGACCGCGGCCACCGCGAGCGGGGCCACGGTCTCGCACGCGGCGGCGGCGGTCGCGGCGCCAGCCGAGCGGCGCCCCCTCGAGGTCATTCAAGCCGCGGTGGCGAGCTGCCAGAAGTGCGGCCTAGGCGCGACGCGCACGAACACCGTGTTCGCGCGCGGTAACCCGTCCGCCAAGCTCTGCTTCGTCGGCGAAGCGCCGGGTGCCGACGAGGACGCCGAAGGCCTGCCCTTCGTCGGTCGCGCGGGGCAACTCTTGGACAAGATGATCGGTGCCATGGGGCTGTCGCCGGAGCGCGACGTGTACGTGTGCAACATCATCAAGTGCCGCCCGCCGGGCAATCGACGCCCGACCCCCGACGAGACGGAGACCTGCATTCCGTACCTTCATGAGCAGCTCGACATGGTTGCACCAAAGGTGATCGTCGCCTTGGGGAACACGGCCGCGGGCACGCTCCTCGGCACGACGCTGGGCATCACGAAGCTGCGCGGACAGTGGAAGCTCTACAAGGGCACCACCCTCGTCATGCCGACCTATCATCCGTCGTACCTCTTGCGACCGAGCGCGAACCAGGCGGAGTCCAAGCGTGAAGCTTGGGAGGATCTCCAGTCGGTCATGAAAGAACTCGGCCTCGCCCTGCCCAAGAAGGGCTGA
- a CDS encoding DUF3570 domain-containing protein: MRTVYLSLAVLLLLVTAGPRAFAQGQPLANAEAMQLARDAVSAGREGQWDACIAKDRASLELEDNARTRLHLAACLDKAGKLLDALKNASEALKKGLATNDELLMKVARERVMSITGNPELNIPARIAKVTFVPPTNVTDLKVTFDDRPVDQANLTKKFSVDPGKHTVKAEGTTNKLPLTYEETFEVKEGEVRSVEIRLNAPVAPGVLTQPQIVCLMNAKTQKEIAECLPQDVRTLVARAAMEVAGYSDSTNVHVLSPAVRASFNSPTSGWNVGANYLIDFVTAASPDIVSTASRRYRERRHVVGLTGGYKPANVGGQVYGNLSTEPDYLSLSGGGAITVDLKDKLITPRLGFTHTSDTIGRSDTPFDAWSRKLNIEEIEASTTFVLTPTSIVLIGATLAFERGDQSKPYRFVPTFTPQFAPRIPVGASTDLVNVYRAPPRPAEQLPTERDRYSVGFRFAKRFSSATARIEERIYTDSWGLLASSTDGRLMVDATRTLRIWPHGRVHVQSGTSFHKLAYNFELSGQQVLLPTFRTTDRELAPLRSFTGGLGARLALSPPEATTQFGITVTGDAMYTQYLQSLFVTARTALYGAIGLDAEF, encoded by the coding sequence GTGAGAACCGTCTACCTCAGCCTCGCCGTCCTCCTACTGCTCGTCACGGCCGGGCCGCGCGCCTTCGCGCAAGGCCAGCCGCTCGCCAACGCCGAGGCGATGCAGCTCGCCCGCGACGCCGTCAGCGCCGGTCGCGAAGGGCAATGGGACGCCTGCATCGCAAAGGACCGCGCGTCCCTCGAGCTCGAAGACAACGCCCGCACGCGGCTCCACCTCGCGGCGTGCCTCGACAAGGCCGGCAAGCTCCTCGATGCGCTCAAGAATGCCAGCGAAGCCCTCAAGAAGGGGCTCGCGACGAACGACGAGCTGCTCATGAAGGTCGCGCGTGAACGCGTGATGAGCATCACCGGGAACCCCGAGCTCAACATTCCCGCGCGCATCGCGAAGGTCACCTTCGTGCCGCCGACCAACGTGACCGACCTCAAGGTCACCTTCGACGACCGTCCCGTCGATCAAGCGAACCTCACCAAGAAGTTCTCTGTCGACCCCGGCAAACACACGGTCAAGGCCGAAGGAACGACCAACAAGCTGCCGCTCACCTACGAGGAGACCTTCGAGGTGAAAGAGGGCGAGGTCCGCTCCGTCGAGATTCGCCTCAACGCGCCGGTCGCGCCGGGCGTCCTCACGCAGCCGCAGATCGTGTGTCTCATGAACGCGAAGACGCAGAAGGAGATCGCCGAGTGTCTCCCGCAAGACGTCCGAACGCTCGTGGCGAGGGCCGCCATGGAGGTGGCGGGCTACAGCGACTCGACCAACGTTCACGTGCTCTCGCCAGCGGTGCGCGCGTCGTTCAACTCGCCGACGTCCGGCTGGAACGTCGGCGCGAACTACCTCATCGACTTCGTGACGGCCGCCAGTCCCGACATCGTGTCGACGGCATCGCGTCGCTATCGAGAGCGGCGCCACGTGGTAGGGCTCACCGGCGGCTACAAGCCGGCCAACGTCGGCGGACAGGTCTACGGCAACCTCTCCACGGAGCCCGACTACCTGTCGCTTTCCGGCGGCGGCGCCATCACCGTCGACCTCAAAGACAAGCTCATTACGCCGCGCCTCGGCTTTACCCATACGAGCGACACCATCGGCCGCAGCGACACGCCCTTTGATGCGTGGAGCCGCAAGCTCAACATCGAGGAGATCGAGGCCAGCACCACCTTTGTCCTCACGCCCACGTCCATCGTGCTGATCGGCGCGACGTTGGCCTTCGAGCGGGGCGACCAATCGAAGCCCTATCGCTTCGTGCCGACGTTCACGCCGCAGTTCGCGCCGCGAATTCCCGTGGGCGCGTCAACGGACCTCGTGAACGTCTACCGCGCGCCGCCGCGACCGGCGGAGCAACTCCCCACGGAGCGCGACCGCTACTCCGTCGGGTTTCGGTTCGCAAAACGCTTCTCGAGCGCGACGGCTCGCATCGAGGAGCGCATCTACACCGACTCCTGGGGGCTGCTCGCTAGCTCCACCGACGGTCGGCTCATGGTGGACGCCACGCGCACGCTTCGCATCTGGCCCCACGGGCGCGTGCACGTGCAGTCGGGGACGAGCTTCCACAAGCTCGCCTACAACTTCGAGCTGAGCGGTCAGCAAGTGCTCCTGCCCACGTTTCGCACCACCGACCGCGAGCTCGCTCCCCTGCGCAGCTTCACCGGCGGATTGGGGGCGCGGCTCGCGCTGAGTCCGCCGGAGGCCACCACGCAGTTCGGCATCACGGTCACAGGCGATGCCATGTACACGCAATACCTCCAGTCGCTCTTCGTGACGGCTCGAACGGCCCTCTACGGCGCCATCGGCCTCGACGCCGAATTTTGA
- a CDS encoding methyltransferase domain-containing protein, translating to MHSEDYFGDARDFWWNGDFLALIARRLDLASARMVLDVGCGFGHWSRALGATLAPEARLFGVDREATSLKEATLRTSRTPLGARASFRLGDALALPFHDGVFDLVTCQTLLIHLADPAGALREMMRVLAPGGRVLVVEPDNLATSIGHDARENGFEHREVVDLFRFQLLCEAGKRALGEGDNSLAVRLPSLLVEAGFGALESFQGDRPALLAPPYESPAQRALIAETTQFLEEGHALWRRPDTERYFLAGGGEREELPKLWALATEHRRRVLVAIKAGRYCSSGGHVTTLMTGTKPR from the coding sequence GTGCACTCGGAAGATTACTTCGGCGACGCCCGGGATTTTTGGTGGAATGGCGATTTTCTGGCGTTGATCGCGCGACGCCTCGACCTCGCGAGCGCGCGCATGGTGCTCGATGTCGGATGCGGCTTCGGCCATTGGAGTCGAGCCCTCGGCGCGACGCTCGCTCCGGAGGCGCGCCTTTTCGGCGTCGACCGTGAGGCCACCTCGCTCAAAGAGGCCACGCTCCGTACGAGCCGGACGCCGCTGGGCGCGCGCGCGTCGTTTCGCCTCGGCGACGCCCTCGCGCTCCCGTTCCACGATGGCGTCTTCGACCTGGTCACTTGCCAGACCCTCCTGATTCACCTCGCCGACCCGGCGGGCGCGCTCCGCGAGATGATGCGGGTCCTCGCCCCGGGCGGCCGCGTTCTTGTTGTCGAACCCGACAACCTCGCCACGAGCATCGGGCACGACGCGCGGGAAAATGGCTTCGAACATCGAGAGGTCGTCGACCTCTTCCGCTTCCAGTTGCTCTGCGAGGCTGGCAAACGCGCGCTCGGCGAGGGAGACAACTCGCTCGCTGTGCGCCTCCCTTCCCTGCTTGTGGAAGCCGGCTTCGGGGCTCTCGAGAGCTTTCAGGGCGACCGTCCAGCCTTGCTCGCGCCGCCCTACGAGTCTCCCGCGCAGCGCGCGCTCATCGCGGAGACCACGCAGTTCCTTGAGGAGGGGCACGCGCTTTGGCGGCGTCCCGACACGGAGCGATACTTCCTTGCAGGCGGCGGCGAGCGCGAGGAGCTCCCGAAGCTTTGGGCCCTTGCCACGGAGCACCGCAGGCGCGTCCTCGTGGCCATCAAGGCTGGCCGCTATTGCTCGTCGGGCGGCCACGTCACGACGCTGATGACCGGTACAAAGCCGCGCTGA
- a CDS encoding trypsin-like serine protease, with protein MVRALAIVGAVMAVAGAGCVRAPDARVLTSIERGKSGVVAVATVQEGGPGNVTLCSGALVAPNLVLTARHCVSKAITTTPSCDADGRSHNGAHVSEDEEPASIAIYVGDQVRVDRDVPRARAVRTVRPAGNVLCNADVAFLVLDRPLTDLPILTMRLEATVESGDEVLPVGFGGGESNAIGTRKARTRSPVLAVGPAANDATGAVLGPSEFEVEVATCRGDSGGPAFDLRTGDVVGVISRGGSCTAKGNHVYTRVDAYAGLAAAAFRAASRAAEESTAQAARRTTHVGE; from the coding sequence ATGGTTCGAGCGCTGGCAATCGTGGGGGCGGTGATGGCGGTCGCGGGGGCCGGCTGCGTCCGGGCGCCCGACGCCCGGGTCCTCACGTCGATTGAGCGGGGCAAGTCTGGGGTCGTCGCGGTGGCCACCGTCCAAGAGGGCGGGCCCGGCAACGTGACCCTCTGCAGCGGCGCGCTTGTGGCCCCGAACCTCGTCTTGACCGCCCGCCACTGCGTATCCAAGGCCATCACCACGACGCCTTCGTGCGACGCCGACGGTCGGTCGCACAACGGGGCTCATGTTTCGGAGGATGAGGAGCCTGCGTCCATCGCGATCTACGTCGGCGATCAAGTTCGCGTCGACCGGGATGTCCCTCGCGCACGCGCCGTTCGCACCGTGCGTCCCGCCGGCAACGTGCTCTGCAACGCCGACGTCGCCTTCCTCGTGCTCGACCGCCCGCTCACCGACCTCCCCATCTTGACGATGCGCCTTGAGGCGACCGTCGAGTCTGGTGACGAAGTGCTCCCGGTCGGATTCGGTGGTGGCGAGAGCAACGCCATCGGGACGCGCAAAGCCCGCACGCGAAGCCCGGTCCTTGCTGTTGGGCCCGCCGCCAACGACGCTACCGGCGCGGTTCTCGGCCCAAGCGAGTTCGAAGTCGAAGTCGCCACGTGTCGCGGTGACTCGGGTGGGCCGGCGTTTGATCTGCGCACGGGTGACGTCGTCGGGGTCATCTCCCGGGGTGGCAGCTGCACGGCGAAGGGAAACCATGTCTACACGCGGGTCGACGCGTACGCCGGCCTCGCCGCAGCCGCCTTTCGCGCGGCCTCCCGCGCGGCCGAAGAATCGACGGCTCAGGCGGCGCGTCGGACGACCCACGTGGGCGAGTAG
- a CDS encoding diguanylate cyclase: MDLLVRLSLGLRKTARRSVGLVVVVGLGAFIVFDGATQPFGPTLGVACAIWLLFVASRVKLKLSTTGEAPMLTDVELGLLLALALEAALVRFEGTLSGPFSPAVYVLVALVAAFSRPIAGAVVVAGVVLLEAVIRRFTFHETSLTSLAPHAVFVAAFAVLNLSFLRAEVMRTRATARKQVEGRLKQLKEDARSYRLLGAGGTAATDEGSEDRLARASVEEIHESVHYALDLLRRTLDLHTAVLLWLNDAGTHFRISELATESDEIVDVPIAVGDGVLGAVASRRDKLSLANLKPSYNVPYYSGPCPVRALSALPVLEGDTLRGVLVIDRHENVAFTAQEEELAGQAVRYCLRAIQNERVFVQLERAKVEQGKLYRAAQALQAALSEKDVLDVGVKAAREIASFDLAAVTVFDEATSSHEVCAAVSEDGEIDGLVGARFQHNAGLVSMVVQNRFPLPYKGDYDPAHQVVLSKRHGWPKLPSLLVLPLLLHSRPLGTLILGSRRRHAFGDSVRATLEVLASHLAVSLANARMVHKLEQMATTDGMTGLLNKRAMLESAEQKVQAAARFGRKLSVLITDIDFFKKVNDTYGHDVGDQVIRGLGEVLKRQKRTTDVVARFGGEEFVILCEETSEQGAMLLAERIREELERTVFPTPNGGLSVTCSVGVATFPEGGSDWSSLFKAADEALYVSKRSGRNRSTAWHARAEIRPSGVQGLKASRPKKEVG, encoded by the coding sequence GTGGACCTTCTCGTCCGCCTATCCCTTGGCCTCCGAAAGACCGCGCGTCGCAGCGTCGGTCTCGTCGTGGTCGTGGGGCTCGGCGCCTTCATTGTCTTCGACGGGGCGACACAGCCCTTTGGCCCGACGCTCGGCGTCGCATGCGCGATTTGGCTCCTCTTCGTCGCAAGCCGCGTCAAGCTGAAGCTCTCGACGACGGGAGAGGCGCCGATGCTCACGGACGTCGAGCTCGGCCTCCTCTTGGCGCTCGCGTTGGAGGCGGCGCTCGTGCGCTTCGAGGGGACGCTGTCGGGGCCCTTTTCGCCAGCCGTCTACGTCCTCGTGGCGTTGGTCGCGGCCTTCTCCCGTCCCATCGCCGGGGCCGTAGTCGTGGCGGGCGTCGTCTTGCTCGAGGCCGTCATTCGTCGGTTCACGTTTCACGAGACGAGCCTCACGTCGCTGGCGCCGCACGCCGTCTTTGTGGCGGCCTTCGCCGTGCTCAACCTCTCCTTCCTTCGTGCCGAGGTGATGCGCACACGCGCGACGGCTCGCAAACAAGTCGAGGGTCGTCTAAAGCAGCTCAAGGAGGACGCGCGCAGCTACCGCCTCCTCGGTGCCGGCGGGACCGCGGCGACCGACGAAGGCTCCGAAGATCGGCTCGCGCGGGCCAGCGTCGAAGAGATCCACGAGTCGGTGCACTACGCGCTCGATCTCCTGCGCCGAACGCTCGACCTGCACACGGCGGTTCTCCTCTGGCTCAACGACGCGGGCACCCACTTTCGCATCAGCGAGCTGGCCACCGAGTCCGATGAAATCGTCGACGTGCCCATCGCCGTCGGCGATGGCGTCCTCGGCGCTGTCGCCTCGCGCCGCGACAAGTTGAGCCTCGCGAACCTCAAGCCCTCGTACAACGTCCCCTACTACTCGGGGCCATGCCCCGTGCGCGCGCTCTCGGCCTTGCCGGTGCTCGAGGGCGACACCCTTCGGGGCGTGCTCGTCATCGACCGGCACGAGAACGTCGCTTTCACGGCGCAGGAGGAGGAGCTCGCTGGCCAAGCCGTCCGTTACTGTCTCCGCGCCATCCAAAACGAGCGCGTGTTCGTGCAGCTCGAACGCGCCAAGGTCGAACAGGGCAAGCTCTACCGGGCCGCTCAGGCGCTGCAAGCGGCCTTGAGCGAAAAGGACGTGCTCGACGTCGGCGTAAAAGCCGCTCGCGAGATCGCGAGCTTCGATCTCGCCGCCGTGACAGTCTTCGACGAGGCGACGAGCAGCCACGAAGTCTGCGCCGCCGTCAGCGAGGATGGGGAGATCGACGGCCTCGTGGGCGCCCGCTTCCAGCACAACGCGGGTCTCGTTTCCATGGTGGTCCAGAATCGCTTTCCGTTGCCCTACAAGGGCGACTACGACCCGGCTCACCAGGTGGTCTTGAGCAAGCGGCACGGTTGGCCGAAGCTCCCGAGCCTCTTGGTCTTGCCCCTACTCCTGCACTCACGGCCGCTCGGAACGCTCATCCTCGGTTCGCGCCGTCGCCACGCCTTCGGCGACTCGGTGCGGGCGACGCTCGAGGTGCTCGCGAGCCACCTCGCCGTCAGCCTCGCGAACGCGCGCATGGTTCACAAGCTCGAGCAAATGGCGACGACCGACGGCATGACGGGCTTGCTCAACAAGCGCGCGATGCTCGAGAGCGCCGAACAGAAGGTGCAGGCCGCGGCGCGTTTCGGTCGCAAGCTGTCGGTGTTGATCACCGACATCGACTTCTTCAAGAAGGTCAACGACACCTACGGTCACGACGTGGGCGACCAAGTCATCCGCGGCCTCGGCGAAGTCCTGAAGCGGCAGAAGCGCACGACGGACGTCGTGGCGCGGTTTGGCGGCGAGGAGTTCGTCATCCTCTGCGAAGAGACGAGCGAGCAAGGTGCCATGCTGCTCGCCGAGCGCATTCGCGAGGAACTCGAGCGGACCGTCTTCCCGACGCCCAACGGCGGGCTCTCGGTCACGTGCTCCGTCGGCGTCGCGACGTTTCCCGAAGGGGGCAGCGACTGGAGCTCGCTCTTCAAGGCCGCCGACGAAGCGCTCTACGTCTCGAAGCGCTCCGGTCGCAATCGCTCGACGGCGTGGCATGCGCGCGCCGAGATCCGACCGAGCGGCGTGCAAGGACTCAAGGCGAGTCGTCCGAAGAAGGAAGTGGGCTGA
- a CDS encoding rhomboid family intramembrane serine protease, whose amino-acid sequence MADESDPTTSQKRPPAPVVKALLAANIAAFLLTLFFARSVEALLAPPTNVMMTLGANYAAATVREWRLETLVTACFLHFGVLHIAFNMVALRQLGPLVEATVGSGRFALLYVVTGVAGSATSAAWGAFMTTAAERGIVSASSELGQAWAGGMDRLSAGASGAICGILGAFLVVGIRTGGWRSPIARSMARSLGTVVLLGALLRFDNAAHIGGAGVGALVAATWIRRPESKQGLWLRLAVVLTIVGGAALRVAYVDATDPYATLRVPERAALLQAKARDGHCDEARRAGESLVRLSPTLAAAVQAELAPCREAGGR is encoded by the coding sequence ATGGCCGACGAAAGCGACCCGACAACGAGCCAGAAGCGCCCGCCGGCGCCCGTCGTCAAGGCTCTCCTCGCGGCGAACATCGCGGCCTTTCTGCTCACGTTGTTCTTCGCGCGCAGCGTCGAGGCGCTGCTGGCACCGCCCACGAACGTCATGATGACCCTCGGCGCGAACTACGCCGCCGCAACAGTGCGTGAGTGGCGTCTCGAGACGTTGGTGACGGCCTGTTTTCTCCATTTCGGAGTCCTACACATCGCGTTCAACATGGTCGCGTTGAGGCAGCTCGGTCCTCTCGTCGAGGCCACCGTCGGCAGCGGGCGCTTCGCGTTGCTCTACGTCGTCACGGGCGTGGCCGGCAGCGCGACCAGCGCCGCTTGGGGCGCGTTCATGACGACGGCGGCGGAGCGCGGCATCGTCTCGGCGAGCTCCGAGCTCGGCCAGGCGTGGGCCGGCGGCATGGACCGCCTCAGCGCCGGTGCGTCGGGCGCCATCTGCGGCATTCTCGGCGCGTTCCTCGTCGTCGGCATCCGAACGGGAGGATGGCGAAGCCCCATCGCGCGGAGCATGGCCCGGTCGCTCGGCACAGTCGTTCTTCTTGGGGCTCTCTTGCGCTTCGACAACGCGGCGCATATCGGCGGCGCTGGCGTCGGAGCCCTCGTCGCTGCGACGTGGATTCGCCGGCCTGAGTCCAAGCAAGGCCTATGGCTCCGCCTCGCCGTGGTGCTCACGATCGTTGGCGGCGCGGCGCTGCGCGTGGCCTACGTCGACGCGACCGATCCCTACGCGACGTTGCGCGTCCCCGAGCGGGCGGCGCTCCTCCAGGCGAAGGCTCGTGATGGCCATTGCGACGAGGCGCGGCGGGCTGGCGAGTCGCTCGTTCGCCTGTCCCCGACGCTCGCCGCCGCCGTGCAAGCGGAGCTCGCGCCATGCCGCGAGGCCGGTGGTCGCTGA
- the pruA gene encoding L-glutamate gamma-semialdehyde dehydrogenase, with product MLDSPTPLPLPPNEPVLSYAPGSPERAALKGALARIGGEELEIGHVVGGQVRHDGERFDVRAPHDHRKVLARARHATPELCQEAITNALAAQPAWAAMPFDERARIFLRAADLLAGPYRAELNAATMHGQSKTAYQAEIDSACELIDFLRFNVHFASRLTEQPVSAPGIQNALELRPLEGFVLAVTPFNFTAIAGNLPTAPAMLGNVVLWKPAEDQSLAAACIVRLLEAAGLPPGVINVVYGNGATVGRAALESRALAGVHFTGSTAVFQQICRTVGERIASYRTYPRVVGETGGKDFVFAHPSAELDALAVALVRGAYEYQGQKCSAASRAYVPRSLWPALKERLMALIASIKIGDVNDFRNFMGAVINERAWTRLDGWRSRLASDPNATILAADGWSREHGWFCGPTLVEVTDPRHAVMNEELFGPLLSVFVYADKDVDAALTLVDTTSPYALTGALFARDRAFLSRAARALRQAAGNLYINDKPTGAVVGQQPFGGGRASGTNDKAGSAYNLLRWASPRVLKETFVPPTSLGYPFMNEA from the coding sequence ATGCTCGACAGCCCCACGCCCCTGCCCTTGCCGCCCAACGAGCCTGTTCTTTCCTATGCGCCGGGGAGTCCCGAACGGGCGGCGCTCAAGGGTGCGCTTGCTCGCATCGGCGGAGAAGAGCTCGAGATCGGGCACGTCGTCGGCGGTCAAGTGCGCCACGACGGCGAGCGCTTCGACGTGCGCGCACCGCACGACCATCGCAAGGTGCTCGCGCGCGCGCGTCACGCGACGCCCGAACTCTGCCAGGAAGCCATCACCAACGCGCTCGCGGCCCAGCCGGCGTGGGCCGCGATGCCCTTCGACGAGCGCGCGCGGATCTTCCTGCGCGCCGCAGACCTGCTCGCAGGCCCTTACCGAGCCGAGCTCAACGCCGCCACGATGCACGGTCAGAGCAAGACCGCCTACCAGGCTGAGATCGACTCGGCCTGCGAGCTCATCGATTTCTTGCGCTTCAACGTGCACTTTGCGTCGCGCCTCACGGAGCAACCGGTCTCGGCTCCGGGCATCCAGAACGCCCTCGAGCTAAGGCCACTTGAAGGCTTCGTCCTCGCCGTGACGCCATTCAACTTCACGGCCATCGCGGGCAACCTGCCCACGGCGCCCGCGATGCTTGGCAATGTCGTCTTGTGGAAGCCCGCCGAGGATCAGAGCTTGGCTGCGGCCTGCATTGTGCGCCTCCTTGAGGCCGCGGGCCTTCCGCCCGGTGTGATCAACGTCGTCTATGGCAATGGCGCCACGGTGGGGCGCGCGGCGCTCGAGAGCCGCGCTCTGGCGGGCGTCCACTTCACGGGCTCGACGGCCGTGTTCCAGCAGATCTGCCGGACCGTGGGCGAGCGCATCGCGAGCTACCGCACCTATCCGCGCGTCGTCGGTGAGACCGGCGGCAAGGATTTCGTCTTCGCGCACCCGTCCGCCGAGCTCGACGCGCTCGCCGTCGCCCTCGTTCGCGGTGCGTACGAGTACCAGGGGCAGAAGTGCTCCGCGGCCTCGCGCGCGTACGTCCCCCGCTCCCTGTGGCCGGCGCTCAAGGAGCGACTCATGGCGCTCATCGCATCGATCAAAATAGGGGACGTCAACGACTTCCGCAATTTCATGGGCGCCGTCATCAACGAGCGCGCGTGGACTCGACTCGACGGCTGGCGCTCACGCCTCGCGAGCGACCCCAACGCCACCATCCTCGCGGCCGACGGTTGGAGCCGCGAGCACGGCTGGTTCTGCGGCCCCACCCTCGTGGAAGTCACCGATCCCAGGCACGCCGTGATGAACGAGGAGCTCTTCGGACCGCTGCTGTCGGTCTTCGTTTACGCCGACAAGGACGTCGACGCGGCGCTCACCCTCGTGGACACGACGAGCCCCTACGCGCTCACCGGTGCCCTCTTTGCGCGCGACCGCGCGTTCCTCAGCCGCGCGGCGCGCGCGCTCCGGCAGGCGGCCGGGAACCTCTACATCAACGACAAACCGACGGGCGCCGTCGTCGGCCAGCAACCCTTCGGCGGCGGCCGCGCGTCAGGCACCAACGACAAGGCTGGCAGCGCGTACAACTTGCTGCGCTGGGCCTCCCCTCGCGTCCTCAAGGAGACCTTCGTCCCCCCGACGTCGCTCGGTTACCCCTTCATGAACGAAGCGTGA
- a CDS encoding carboxypeptidase regulatory-like domain-containing protein, with translation MTLSLRFSVLSASGLVAAGLALGAGCGTDEGGGDTSPFAKNARGEPCQGLACEVADCGSGTTSLSGTVFAPNGTLPLYNAIVYVPNKPLDAVPEGASCDRCGFVSGEPITTALTDTHGRFLLKGVPVGKDVPLVVQVGKWRRELVVPEVKRCADTPVPVTATRLPKNSTEGHIPKIAVTTGWCDQLACLLPKLGLDASEYSLDHSKGRLHLFRGSESKPQGGAAPLPAPAPGGTADAQPFWSDPNQLKSYDMLMLSCECGEHLETKPQQALDALYGYASIGGRVFASHFHYVWFQNGPPEMRGTAQWFGSPQNPQTDKIEKPFFVDTSFPKGAALSDWLTVVGASTTKGQMPINEVRENVGPVVSSSAQRWVYGKKTIIPFISSMETTKYLTVNAPVGKPVEQQCGKATFADMHLYAGDVQAAPGLPNDAFPASCSASLTAEEKALAFLFFDLSSCVQKEDDEPKAPAPK, from the coding sequence ATGACCCTGTCTCTCCGGTTCTCGGTCCTTTCGGCGAGCGGACTTGTGGCGGCGGGCCTCGCCCTCGGCGCCGGCTGCGGCACGGACGAAGGAGGCGGGGACACGAGCCCCTTCGCCAAGAATGCGCGCGGCGAACCTTGCCAGGGCCTCGCCTGCGAGGTCGCCGACTGCGGCAGCGGCACGACGTCGCTGAGCGGCACCGTCTTCGCCCCGAACGGCACGCTGCCTCTCTACAACGCCATCGTCTACGTGCCCAACAAGCCCCTCGACGCCGTGCCCGAGGGAGCGTCCTGCGACCGATGCGGCTTCGTGTCGGGCGAGCCCATCACCACCGCGCTAACCGACACGCACGGTCGGTTTCTCCTGAAGGGCGTACCCGTCGGCAAAGATGTTCCGCTCGTTGTCCAAGTCGGCAAATGGCGCCGCGAGCTCGTCGTGCCGGAGGTGAAGCGTTGCGCCGACACGCCGGTGCCCGTCACGGCCACGCGCCTCCCGAAGAACTCGACGGAAGGCCACATCCCGAAGATCGCCGTGACGACCGGCTGGTGCGATCAGCTCGCGTGCCTCTTGCCGAAGCTCGGCCTCGATGCCAGCGAATACTCGCTGGATCACTCGAAGGGACGCCTCCACCTGTTTCGCGGGAGCGAATCGAAGCCGCAGGGCGGGGCCGCGCCGCTTCCCGCTCCTGCGCCGGGAGGCACCGCGGACGCGCAGCCGTTTTGGAGCGATCCGAACCAGCTCAAGTCCTACGACATGCTGATGCTGTCTTGCGAGTGCGGCGAACACCTGGAGACGAAGCCGCAGCAGGCCCTTGACGCGCTCTACGGCTACGCGTCGATCGGCGGCCGAGTCTTCGCGTCGCACTTTCACTACGTCTGGTTCCAGAACGGGCCGCCGGAGATGCGCGGCACGGCGCAGTGGTTCGGGTCACCGCAGAACCCCCAAACCGACAAGATCGAGAAGCCCTTCTTTGTCGACACGTCGTTCCCGAAGGGCGCGGCGCTCTCCGACTGGCTCACCGTCGTCGGTGCTTCCACGACCAAAGGGCAGATGCCCATCAACGAGGTTCGAGAGAACGTGGGGCCCGTGGTGTCGAGCTCCGCGCAACGTTGGGTGTACGGCAAAAAGACGATCATCCCCTTCATCTCGTCGATGGAGACGACCAAGTACCTCACGGTCAATGCTCCCGTCGGGAAGCCCGTGGAGCAGCAGTGCGGCAAGGCCACCTTCGCTGACATGCATCTCTACGCCGGCGATGTGCAGGCCGCGCCCGGTCTTCCCAATGATGCCTTCCCGGCGTCGTGCAGTGCCTCGCTCACGGCGGAGGAGAAGGCGCTCGCCTTCTTGTTCTTCGACCTCTCGTCATGCGTGCAGAAGGAAGACGACGAGCCCAAGGCGCCGGCGCCCAAGTGA